In the genome of Fulvivirga maritima, one region contains:
- a CDS encoding G8 domain-containing protein, whose product MWYDASVLSYSNNSIVDSWDDRSVNANNITQVIYDSRPLFKSNLDPNYSFNSVRFDGVDDYLNIDGSAIENTNYTVIAVAARRASGRNVIMAGSTSGSNQNFHPYFNGSSLHFHQLGNDFNAAYTGGAGSAIDATSPDFGVFAFRLSSSQRDIHQNGAQIGANVSVSKLTSFAGAALGRFEAENEFSQLDLAELIIYSDDLSDLELIIVENYLSSKYGINMDQNDYYIGGLAANGSHRIDVAGVGVRASDVVASSSSADITVSIEGSTSNFELLFGHNDLTNLVSTTDLGTGVDERWSRTWFLDKTGTGDITISFDFEDGFSNYPSGNYDNYELLKWSGTSYEVVNLSASSKRIVGSEMIFELSDSDLTDGIYTLGTTNSVESPVSGASNRTWYSYASGNWNDPTTWTLDGAVVPDQVPAAGGVPSASDNVVITSGRMVTMDADAAAAGSLEVTGELDIDNTSGHEFKTIAGQGTVHIRGYNEGGNIVDNFPNGDVTLFADSLSGGTVRIYGAGVELNNDRVFNDVIIDLNSSSDHAVLTSDYKINGDLLIQNGDFQVNNDSSPIARRVEVYHNLEVRNSGGISVGQGNTIGSFSIPGDMPALGEYHNIFHQLVLYGDFTNEGSARFTNLSAPLYNQFATNGAVTVTFKGSHDNDTYLAGVTDFYNLIVDKGTDKTYELEINATQASNFQLYGPNNVGGRVGGEFTHDNPEIRKALFIKNGTLKLAGKVNIPTLTEGAEAGGSGDYFIGSKGALWIAGEDVSVYSTASNVSQVPSGAVGLSTGSGNQAMSVYGQLRISYGFLGTRNSAGIVFWNAQSGEVQIDGGTVNVSQIRSTDGGSGNSSYIQNGGEVYVRGNSTEPGEVSADYGLFSIHLPESVFKMTGGHLYVSGARALADHTGDASGQYHGGGLFINSAEGRYEVSGGTVHLVNNTNNNFVISCSIPLWNVEMSKQGGSATQVDLQEATSGSAVAGQYTTINNPVLRVLNDLTIRSGVEFDHNGYNVEVGSDLMIENGASYIYNESKRNTLTINGTDNSLIFLLNIDGGGAASDQQLFYNLIIDKPHGKVVSLASGKTGSEYNGYNNNLFRVNGEAFKVLSGTLDQGRHSILVNCDTLVNYDVLTVYNRENATPDSQFNGNNDQLKMAANQGTPTDIVVLTADTAMIGNLKFYMVDNIVTLNSDLYIQYLEYSNGRLNIEDNNLKIDYLDESKSFTRGGSSVRDMIVANGADSDGGISMYIHRNGTFKYHFGQGLTNSEPGSRYVPAEVSISNFNDDGYITIRPVDKILSTTQNQGDVLSYYWKVDYFGFSTLPTVSYTFKYYDQDLDGSANEAFFVAGKVLDDTPFTRNYEDDNIPENEGVNTSNNRIVFNGPLDNGFTLENASYTAGENTRFVGAPEVFYNTNVGVRNWNDGTKWTTNANGSDDGVNDYPQAGDIAIIQNYGQSNDRGWVNANIDIQVAKLIFDRSNGGFGPRLRMTNRTATHDLGIVSGGGTLYFAVRASQVPTITSNTDLGLFNQNEYAYFLFDIDADNQVVDMLADIEEYPNVRIESGNGNNDDDNRILITSQPIVINGFLRMDRSCRFRANHDVTIKKDLRITWQENRCTFEIGDVREVTVTIEGDLRLEDGNGNDNSRLLVKNDSQQGFEHIIRVGGNVEIESVNSSSSAFDLYNGDAPNNNAILEFFNEGSVSFSNASSITPELYRVKVNKASVQDSVTMEANFVLNGPTSGAGVKNALELTQGTFVVDHPDIELDLNTGDDNFEIPAVATLQINNGLAQVSGDDTGILLDGGLVINGGALNMDTGLGNGNNYIEYSASGNAIIKVVSGSMIVGGQVRRSLIATTGVLKYEQSGGDVLLGTRNPVNGTRGVLEVLNTGSRFEYTGGSLTLVRQNSSSPAVAALNLQPTNFSVSQTLFVGNANTPANQNDFGINPDYALEN is encoded by the coding sequence ATGGCCGGAAGCACCTCCGGATCTAATCAAAATTTCCATCCTTATTTTAATGGGAGCAGCTTGCATTTTCATCAATTGGGAAATGACTTTAATGCTGCTTATACCGGAGGAGCAGGTTCTGCTATAGATGCCACCTCTCCAGATTTCGGTGTTTTTGCGTTTCGTTTGTCATCATCTCAAAGAGATATACATCAAAATGGAGCGCAGATTGGAGCTAATGTTTCTGTTTCTAAGCTCACTTCATTTGCAGGTGCTGCCTTGGGGCGTTTTGAGGCTGAGAATGAATTTAGCCAGCTAGACTTAGCGGAACTCATAATTTATTCTGATGACCTTTCAGATTTGGAATTGATAATAGTTGAAAACTATTTGAGTTCGAAGTACGGGATCAATATGGATCAGAATGATTATTATATTGGTGGTTTAGCAGCCAATGGAAGCCACAGGATAGACGTGGCGGGTGTCGGAGTAAGGGCATCTGATGTGGTTGCTTCTAGTTCTTCTGCAGATATTACAGTTTCTATAGAGGGTAGTACTTCTAATTTTGAATTGTTATTTGGACATAATGATTTGACTAATCTTGTTTCTACCACTGATCTAGGAACTGGAGTAGATGAAAGGTGGAGCAGGACCTGGTTTCTTGATAAAACCGGAACAGGGGATATTACTATCAGTTTTGATTTTGAAGATGGCTTTTCTAATTATCCCAGTGGTAATTATGATAATTATGAGCTACTAAAATGGTCAGGAACCAGCTATGAAGTGGTTAATTTATCTGCCTCCTCAAAAAGGATTGTAGGTAGTGAAATGATATTTGAGCTGTCTGATTCAGATTTAACAGATGGCATTTATACTCTCGGAACGACCAATAGTGTGGAAAGTCCGGTGAGTGGTGCTTCTAACAGAACCTGGTATAGTTATGCTTCAGGTAATTGGAATGATCCTACTACATGGACCTTGGATGGGGCTGTAGTGCCGGACCAGGTGCCTGCTGCCGGAGGAGTGCCTTCTGCTTCAGATAACGTGGTCATTACATCGGGCAGAATGGTTACTATGGATGCAGACGCTGCAGCGGCCGGTAGTTTAGAGGTGACCGGAGAGCTTGATATTGACAATACCAGTGGGCATGAGTTTAAAACTATTGCAGGTCAAGGCACAGTTCATATTAGAGGGTATAATGAAGGTGGTAATATCGTTGATAATTTTCCTAACGGAGATGTAACGCTGTTTGCTGATAGTCTTTCAGGAGGTACTGTTAGGATTTATGGAGCAGGTGTAGAGCTGAATAATGACCGTGTGTTCAATGATGTAATAATTGACCTTAATTCAAGTTCTGATCATGCTGTATTAACTTCAGACTATAAAATCAATGGTGATTTATTAATTCAAAACGGTGATTTTCAGGTTAATAATGATTCTTCGCCTATTGCGCGTAGGGTGGAAGTATACCATAATCTTGAAGTCAGAAATTCAGGAGGCATTTCTGTGGGGCAAGGAAATACTATAGGATCATTTTCCATACCCGGAGACATGCCCGCTTTGGGAGAATATCATAATATATTTCACCAATTAGTCTTATATGGCGATTTTACAAATGAAGGATCAGCCCGATTTACCAACCTATCTGCTCCTTTGTATAATCAGTTTGCAACTAACGGTGCGGTTACGGTCACCTTTAAAGGGAGTCATGATAATGATACGTACCTCGCCGGAGTTACTGATTTCTATAACTTAATTGTAGATAAAGGGACGGATAAAACTTATGAATTAGAAATTAATGCTACTCAAGCATCTAATTTTCAACTGTATGGTCCTAATAATGTTGGAGGCCGTGTAGGAGGTGAGTTTACTCATGATAATCCTGAAATTAGAAAAGCTCTATTCATTAAAAATGGTACTTTAAAACTAGCTGGTAAGGTAAATATACCTACGCTTACAGAAGGGGCTGAAGCAGGAGGCAGTGGTGATTATTTTATAGGAAGTAAAGGTGCTTTATGGATTGCGGGAGAAGATGTTTCTGTCTATTCTACGGCTAGTAATGTTTCGCAAGTACCATCTGGAGCCGTTGGGCTTTCCACAGGATCAGGTAATCAAGCCATGTCTGTTTATGGACAATTAAGAATTTCATATGGCTTTTTAGGAACCAGAAATAGTGCAGGTATTGTGTTTTGGAATGCACAAAGTGGAGAAGTGCAAATAGATGGAGGCACGGTAAATGTTTCTCAGATAAGATCTACTGACGGTGGCTCAGGCAATAGCTCATATATCCAAAACGGAGGAGAAGTGTATGTGAGAGGTAATTCTACTGAGCCTGGTGAAGTAAGCGCAGATTATGGATTATTCAGTATTCATTTACCAGAAAGTGTGTTTAAAATGACTGGTGGGCATTTGTATGTATCAGGAGCAAGAGCGCTGGCAGATCATACAGGTGATGCTTCAGGCCAGTATCATGGTGGTGGCTTATTTATTAATTCAGCAGAAGGGCGTTATGAAGTGTCTGGTGGTACCGTGCACCTCGTTAATAACACTAATAATAATTTTGTGATATCCTGTAGTATACCGCTTTGGAATGTAGAGATGAGCAAGCAAGGAGGATCTGCAACACAGGTAGACTTGCAGGAGGCTACTTCTGGTAGTGCGGTGGCTGGTCAATATACAACTATCAATAATCCCGTGTTACGAGTGCTCAATGATCTGACTATCAGAAGTGGAGTAGAGTTTGATCATAATGGTTATAATGTAGAGGTGGGCAGTGATTTAATGATTGAAAATGGAGCTTCCTATATATATAATGAGAGCAAAAGGAATACCTTAACTATTAATGGAACGGATAATTCTCTTATTTTTTTGTTAAATATTGATGGTGGAGGAGCAGCTTCAGATCAGCAGCTTTTTTATAACCTGATTATAGATAAGCCTCATGGTAAGGTGGTGAGCTTAGCTTCGGGTAAAACGGGCAGTGAATATAACGGCTATAATAATAATCTTTTCAGAGTTAATGGTGAAGCCTTTAAAGTGCTAAGTGGCACTTTAGATCAAGGTAGACATAGTATTCTGGTGAATTGTGATACGCTGGTTAATTATGATGTGCTTACCGTTTATAATAGAGAAAATGCTACGCCTGATTCTCAATTTAATGGTAATAATGATCAGTTAAAAATGGCTGCTAATCAGGGTACTCCTACTGATATAGTGGTGCTTACTGCTGACACTGCCATGATAGGGAATTTGAAATTTTACATGGTGGATAATATAGTTACGCTTAATAGTGACTTGTATATTCAATATTTAGAATATTCTAATGGTCGCCTAAATATTGAGGATAATAACCTTAAGATTGATTATCTGGATGAGTCAAAGTCTTTTACCCGAGGTGGATCTTCAGTAAGAGATATGATAGTTGCCAATGGAGCGGATTCTGATGGCGGAATATCAATGTATATCCATAGAAATGGCACTTTTAAATATCATTTTGGTCAGGGCTTAACCAATAGTGAACCCGGTTCTCGTTACGTGCCTGCAGAGGTAAGTATTAGTAATTTCAATGATGATGGGTACATCACCATTCGTCCGGTAGATAAAATTTTAAGTACTACACAAAATCAGGGAGACGTCTTGTCTTATTATTGGAAGGTAGATTATTTTGGGTTTAGTACACTGCCTACAGTAAGTTATACTTTTAAATATTATGATCAGGATCTTGATGGCTCTGCTAACGAGGCTTTTTTTGTAGCAGGAAAAGTATTAGATGACACTCCTTTTACCAGAAATTATGAAGATGACAATATTCCTGAAAATGAAGGGGTTAATACTTCAAATAATCGTATAGTGTTTAACGGGCCTTTAGATAATGGTTTTACACTTGAGAATGCCAGTTATACTGCAGGTGAAAATACCCGCTTTGTTGGAGCACCGGAAGTGTTTTATAATACTAATGTGGGGGTAAGAAACTGGAATGATGGCACTAAGTGGACTACTAATGCCAATGGCTCAGATGATGGAGTGAATGATTATCCTCAGGCAGGAGATATTGCTATTATTCAAAATTACGGTCAGAGTAATGATCGAGGCTGGGTGAATGCTAACATTGATATTCAGGTAGCTAAGTTGATATTTGATCGATCAAACGGCGGTTTTGGCCCTCGATTGCGCATGACTAATAGAACGGCTACCCATGATTTAGGTATCGTTTCAGGAGGAGGTACACTTTATTTTGCAGTTCGTGCTTCGCAAGTGCCTACTATCACATCCAATACTGATTTAGGGTTGTTTAATCAAAATGAGTATGCATATTTCCTTTTTGATATTGATGCTGATAACCAGGTAGTTGATATGCTGGCCGATATAGAGGAATATCCTAATGTGCGAATTGAAAGTGGAAATGGAAATAATGATGATGACAATCGAATTTTAATAACTTCTCAGCCTATTGTAATTAATGGCTTTTTACGAATGGACAGGTCTTGCCGCTTCAGAGCTAATCATGATGTTACAATAAAGAAAGACCTACGTATAACCTGGCAAGAAAACCGCTGTACTTTTGAAATAGGAGATGTGAGAGAGGTTACTGTTACCATAGAGGGAGATTTAAGACTGGAAGATGGTAATGGGAATGATAACTCTCGACTGCTTGTGAAAAATGACAGCCAGCAGGGCTTTGAGCATATCATTCGAGTAGGTGGAAATGTGGAAATAGAATCAGTCAATTCAAGTTCATCAGCGTTTGATTTATACAATGGTGATGCTCCTAATAACAATGCCATCTTAGAGTTTTTTAATGAGGGAAGTGTTTCCTTTTCAAATGCCTCTTCAATTACTCCAGAGTTGTATCGGGTAAAGGTGAATAAAGCCAGTGTGCAGGATTCTGTTACTATGGAGGCTAACTTTGTTTTGAATGGACCTACTAGTGGTGCAGGTGTAAAAAACGCATTGGAGCTTACACAAGGTACTTTTGTGGTTGATCATCCTGATATTGAACTGGATTTAAACACTGGTGATGACAATTTTGAGATCCCTGCAGTAGCTACTTTACAAATCAATAATGGGCTAGCGCAAGTGAGCGGAGATGATACCGGCATATTGCTAGATGGTGGCCTTGTAATAAATGGAGGTGCCTTGAATATGGATACGGGGCTAGGTAATGGCAATAATTATATTGAATATTCCGCATCAGGTAATGCTATTATCAAAGTTGTGAGTGGTAGCATGATAGTGGGTGGTCAGGTTCGTAGATCATTAATAGCTACTACAGGAGTTTTGAAATATGAGCAAAGTGGTGGTGATGTATTACTGGGTACTCGTAACCCTGTTAATGGAACAAGAGGGGTGCTGGAAGTGCTGAATACAGGAAGTAGATTTGAGTATACCGGAGGTTCTCTCACGCTAGTCAGACAAAATTCATCATCGCCAGCTGTGGCTGCTTTAAATTTACAGCCTACTAATTTTTCAGTGAGTCAAACCCTTTTTGTTGGAAATGCAAATACACCGGCAAATCAAAATGACTTTGGTATTAACCCTGATTATGCATTAGAAAACTAA
- a CDS encoding IS1380 family transposase, translating into MVTQNIGSLPIEYSSKPVTPFGGMSLMKRFIDQVGIREKLAELALPSPGSNRGYDPKQIVESFWLSIWTGASRYIHCDWLRYDTVLQSIFGWDGMPSQSTYSRFFGKFSQSLNNEVFPELQQWFFDQLRLGALTIDFDSTVITRYGDQQGSSKGYNPNKRGRNSHHPLMAFVSQTRMVANAWLRPGNTAASSSCREFMEETFKHALAGQKVGLVRADSGFYNEEIMSYLDEELLNYIMAVRMYPNVKSEVWGLKDWVKLAKGIELNEMVFSHENGKPRRYIIVKKQVDIRPHAGGKELFEDQPGYRYSCYVTNMDLPLDQIWNMYNTRADCENRIKELKQDFGLENFCLQDFWATEASFRFIMVAYNLMSLFRHFALNHHRKATLSTLRSYCFALGAWTANHANKKVLKISLPSKRRPWMEGIFLNISSTSPPFDYSNE; encoded by the coding sequence ATGGTTACTCAAAATATAGGGTCTTTACCCATTGAATATTCCTCCAAGCCAGTGACACCCTTTGGAGGGATGAGTTTAATGAAACGATTTATCGATCAGGTAGGGATACGAGAAAAATTAGCCGAACTGGCACTTCCATCTCCTGGTTCTAACCGAGGGTATGACCCCAAGCAAATCGTAGAGAGTTTTTGGCTGAGTATCTGGACAGGGGCTAGTAGATACATCCATTGTGACTGGTTGAGATATGATACTGTTTTACAGTCAATTTTTGGATGGGATGGTATGCCTAGCCAAAGTACCTACAGTCGTTTTTTTGGAAAATTCTCTCAATCCCTAAACAACGAAGTATTTCCAGAGCTTCAACAATGGTTCTTTGACCAGCTCCGTTTAGGAGCACTCACCATTGATTTTGATAGTACTGTGATCACTCGATATGGAGATCAACAAGGGAGTAGTAAAGGTTATAACCCCAACAAAAGAGGGAGAAATTCACATCACCCCTTGATGGCCTTTGTGAGTCAAACCAGAATGGTGGCCAATGCATGGCTCAGGCCAGGCAACACAGCGGCCAGTAGTAGTTGCAGGGAGTTCATGGAAGAAACCTTTAAGCACGCCTTGGCAGGACAAAAAGTAGGTCTGGTAAGGGCCGATAGTGGTTTTTACAACGAAGAAATCATGTCATATCTAGATGAAGAACTCCTCAATTACATTATGGCTGTACGCATGTACCCCAATGTAAAAAGCGAAGTTTGGGGGCTTAAAGATTGGGTCAAACTGGCAAAGGGAATAGAGCTGAACGAGATGGTTTTCAGTCATGAAAACGGTAAGCCAAGACGATACATTATTGTAAAAAAGCAAGTTGACATCAGGCCACATGCAGGAGGCAAGGAACTTTTTGAAGATCAGCCTGGCTATCGATATAGTTGCTATGTGACCAATATGGATTTACCTCTGGATCAGATTTGGAACATGTACAACACCCGCGCCGATTGTGAGAACAGAATTAAGGAATTGAAACAAGATTTTGGGCTTGAAAATTTTTGTTTACAAGATTTTTGGGCAACAGAAGCCTCCTTTCGCTTTATCATGGTGGCTTACAATTTGATGAGTTTATTCAGGCATTTTGCGTTGAACCATCATCGAAAAGCAACCCTATCAACCCTCAGATCCTATTGCTTTGCATTAGGAGCCTGGACAGCAAACCATGCTAATAAAAAGGTTCTAAAAATCTCATTACCCTCCAAAAGAAGACCCTGGATGGAGGGAATATTCTTGAACATATCGTCTACTAGTCCTCCTTTTGATTATTCTAATGAATAA
- a CDS encoding T9SS type A sorting domain-containing protein, with protein MAGLRISGNNAPVAYIRVNPLVLSGDLFIENGASLNANGIDLTLQADFVNNGTYIPAANTTIFRSSQAQSLSGTGLFNFFDFTKQGTGALTIEEDIAINNLFRLEEGILQDSGNNISLYGDAIIDATHQSGDGNGLVFLGGDQQRLQRTMAGTSDLGVVTINNAQGVIIPEGNGYNFNVNNQLRMQSGVFNIGSSLITVGQNADIAPVTPFSVTNMIRTNSSFADNGVRKVFPAGYNSTFIYPIGESKYTPVTLDFSGSGYNSGNSLGSITAKPANEYHPAIDEGIDYFASGDINNVLQYYWTLRADNLNNFKGVALFQYDEADVAVAEAGYSEEDYLAAQILYDNNPNNNINKFTTSEVNHVSNIITFALDGGGAGITNSGISGDYFAGIDNAIPDNIATYISQTDGDVNQEIYDQLVPGGGAPQGAILIVDINDKVVFNLDNINLYKTEIREGATLTIDETLGHRLGIITGTGTLKLVSNGNSVSLPAGDYSEFFSCSGGELEYAGSGNYYILGGINNVRKLSLTGGGQRRFPNNDITVCEDFLVDGPQVNYVNGRTFTVNNEMLITAGTVRAPSGNSGRFTVLGNTIISGGGFRGASSGRSSFVGNLTIDGGDFNVGSTNYRVLLYRNLSYSSGSFNAGIGSAQLVLSSSSVYNYTNHIYGDFTGLRSFYNLSVDKDNRGGGVALHNDIQISNTLTLTDGVVETNGHSVSFNAETTVTPAAGNENSYIDGKVIKPISSAGQGFTFPLGNSGEWRPARVLNVSEGGRSWGAEYFSRNPLWDSRITNLEPTNSEIKIVSNAEYWVISDGTVASTGVTASVGLSWGLLSDVSFSSSEREELEVLMWNENIESWDNYGGGSFSSGHTQSFGTFVSTSPMSFSEHVFTLGSGDEANPLPISLESFTGENDDLVNHLYWTTLSETNNDYFEIQRSVDGVNFETITIISGAGTSAESISYNYTDATPGFGVNYYRLKQVDFDGTSTIAPQIVRLELHNRASEINVVVYPNPAKSENLNLRIITGFEAPAYVKMYDLFGRVCYERVFQYYELNEDIRLGITESISSGIYVITIEQGGVRIDKKVMISDK; from the coding sequence TTGGCAGGATTGCGTATTAGTGGCAATAATGCCCCTGTAGCTTATATCAGAGTCAATCCTTTAGTGTTATCAGGAGACTTGTTTATTGAAAATGGAGCTTCACTTAATGCTAATGGTATAGATTTAACCTTGCAAGCTGATTTTGTTAATAACGGAACTTATATACCGGCCGCTAATACTACCATTTTCAGATCATCACAAGCGCAAAGTTTAAGTGGTACTGGCTTATTTAACTTTTTTGATTTTACTAAGCAAGGAACGGGTGCTCTTACCATTGAAGAAGATATTGCCATCAATAATCTGTTTAGGTTAGAAGAAGGAATATTACAAGATTCAGGTAACAATATCTCTCTCTATGGAGATGCTATCATAGATGCTACTCACCAAAGTGGTGATGGTAATGGACTTGTATTTCTTGGCGGCGATCAACAAAGGTTACAGCGGACTATGGCTGGCACCAGTGATTTAGGAGTGGTTACGATAAACAATGCGCAAGGGGTAATTATTCCTGAGGGTAATGGTTATAATTTTAATGTTAATAACCAGTTGAGAATGCAGTCAGGTGTATTCAATATCGGTAGTTCATTAATTACTGTAGGTCAAAATGCTGATATTGCTCCTGTTACTCCATTTTCAGTGACTAATATGATAAGAACCAATAGTTCTTTTGCTGATAATGGAGTTAGGAAAGTTTTTCCGGCAGGTTATAATTCTACCTTTATTTATCCGATAGGTGAATCTAAATATACGCCGGTTACTCTTGATTTTTCAGGATCAGGCTATAATAGTGGCAACTCACTAGGTAGTATAACGGCGAAACCAGCCAATGAATATCACCCGGCAATAGACGAGGGTATTGATTATTTCGCTTCAGGAGATATCAATAATGTACTTCAATATTATTGGACGCTAAGAGCTGACAATCTTAATAATTTTAAGGGAGTAGCTTTATTTCAATATGATGAAGCGGATGTTGCCGTAGCTGAAGCAGGTTACTCTGAAGAAGACTATTTGGCAGCTCAAATATTATATGATAACAATCCGAATAATAATATTAATAAGTTCACTACCTCAGAGGTGAACCATGTTTCTAACATAATCACTTTTGCTCTTGATGGCGGAGGTGCAGGAATTACTAATTCAGGTATTTCTGGTGATTACTTTGCAGGAATTGATAATGCTATTCCTGATAATATTGCCACTTATATTTCGCAGACAGATGGCGATGTAAATCAGGAAATTTATGACCAATTAGTACCAGGAGGAGGTGCGCCTCAAGGAGCTATTCTAATAGTAGATATTAATGATAAGGTAGTCTTTAATCTGGATAATATCAATTTATATAAAACCGAAATTAGAGAAGGCGCTACTCTTACAATAGATGAAACGCTGGGGCATAGACTGGGCATAATAACGGGCACAGGTACGTTGAAATTAGTCAGTAATGGTAATAGTGTTTCGTTGCCAGCAGGTGATTATAGTGAGTTTTTCTCTTGTAGTGGAGGGGAGTTAGAGTATGCCGGAAGTGGTAATTATTATATCTTGGGAGGTATAAACAACGTCAGAAAATTGTCATTAACCGGCGGTGGACAAAGGAGATTTCCTAATAATGATATCACTGTTTGCGAAGATTTTTTGGTGGATGGCCCACAAGTAAACTACGTAAATGGAAGAACGTTTACTGTGAATAATGAAATGCTGATTACAGCCGGTACTGTACGTGCTCCAAGCGGGAACTCAGGTAGGTTTACGGTATTGGGTAATACCATAATCTCTGGCGGAGGCTTCCGTGGTGCTAGCAGTGGCCGATCTAGTTTTGTGGGTAATCTCACTATTGATGGTGGTGATTTTAACGTGGGCTCCACTAATTATAGAGTGCTTTTATACAGAAACTTATCGTACTCTTCAGGTAGTTTTAATGCAGGTATTGGTAGTGCACAGTTAGTACTGAGTTCTAGCTCAGTATATAACTACACTAATCATATTTATGGAGACTTTACAGGCTTAAGAAGCTTCTATAACCTTAGTGTAGATAAAGACAATAGAGGCGGCGGCGTAGCGCTTCATAATGATATTCAAATAAGTAATACGCTCACTTTGACTGATGGAGTGGTAGAGACGAATGGTCATTCGGTTTCATTTAATGCAGAAACCACCGTGACGCCAGCAGCAGGAAATGAGAATTCTTATATAGATGGGAAGGTGATCAAGCCGATCTCTTCTGCAGGGCAGGGGTTTACTTTTCCATTAGGTAATAGTGGTGAATGGAGACCTGCCAGGGTGCTCAACGTTTCTGAGGGCGGAAGAAGCTGGGGAGCTGAATATTTCTCAAGAAATCCTCTGTGGGATTCCCGAATTACAAATTTAGAACCTACAAATTCTGAAATTAAAATAGTGAGTAATGCAGAATATTGGGTCATATCAGATGGAACGGTTGCTTCTACAGGGGTGACTGCAAGTGTAGGACTCAGTTGGGGACTTCTAAGCGATGTTTCTTTTTCATCTTCAGAAAGGGAGGAGTTAGAAGTGTTAATGTGGAATGAGAATATAGAATCATGGGATAACTATGGAGGAGGTTCTTTCAGTAGTGGCCATACTCAGTCTTTTGGAACTTTTGTATCTACATCTCCAATGTCTTTCTCTGAGCATGTATTTACTTTGGGCTCAGGAGATGAGGCCAATCCATTACCTATTTCTTTAGAGTCGTTCACAGGAGAAAATGATGATTTAGTGAATCATTTATATTGGACTACGCTATCAGAAACTAATAATGATTATTTTGAAATACAAAGATCTGTTGATGGTGTCAACTTTGAAACGATCACTATTATTTCAGGAGCCGGTACCTCTGCAGAATCTATTTCTTATAATTATACAGATGCCACGCCTGGTTTTGGTGTAAATTATTACAGGCTAAAACAGGTTGATTTTGATGGTACCAGCACTATTGCTCCGCAGATAGTAAGATTGGAGCTGCATAATAGAGCAAGTGAAATTAATGTAGTGGTTTACCCTAACCCTGCTAAGTCAGAAAACCTTAATTTACGGATTATTACAGGTTTTGAAGCGCCTGCTTATGTTAAAATGTATGACCTTTTTGGAAGAGTGTGTTATGAGCGGGTTTTTCAGTATTACGAACTGAATGAAGATATTAGACTTGGTATAACCGAGTCAATCAGCTCCGGAATTTATGTGATTACTATAGAGCAAGGAGGGGTAAGAATAGACAAAAAAGTGATGATCTCAGATAAGTAG
- a CDS encoding 16S rRNA (uracil(1498)-N(3))-methyltransferase — protein MPLFYQPDIAKGDHFLDEEESRHCIKVLRHSNGDQIEIIDGAGNKYTAVITNANHKKCEFSIKETLNEAPPAHYIHIAISPTKNMDRMEWFIEKVVEIGVQEVSFILSQNSERRVLKVDRLLKKAVSAIKQSGQLYLPKINELIPFEEFISQPLQEEKFIAYVDKSNESILHASASKNTSYCALIGPEGDFSKEELQTALENNFKMVSLGPSTLRTETAGLTACHTLNLINW, from the coding sequence ATGCCCCTATTTTATCAACCTGACATAGCCAAAGGAGATCACTTCCTTGATGAAGAAGAATCCAGGCACTGCATAAAGGTGTTAAGACACTCCAATGGTGATCAAATTGAAATTATTGATGGTGCCGGCAATAAGTACACGGCAGTTATCACTAATGCTAATCATAAAAAATGTGAGTTTAGCATTAAGGAAACTTTAAATGAAGCGCCTCCTGCTCATTATATTCATATAGCCATCTCCCCTACTAAAAATATGGATCGCATGGAGTGGTTTATTGAAAAAGTAGTAGAAATAGGCGTTCAAGAGGTGAGCTTTATCCTTAGCCAAAACTCTGAACGAAGGGTGCTGAAGGTTGACAGGTTATTAAAAAAGGCTGTAAGTGCTATTAAGCAGTCTGGCCAATTATACTTACCAAAAATCAATGAGCTTATTCCTTTTGAGGAATTCATCTCTCAACCACTGCAGGAAGAGAAATTCATAGCCTATGTGGATAAGAGCAATGAATCTATATTACACGCATCAGCCTCTAAAAACACTAGCTATTGTGCACTTATAGGCCCTGAAGGCGACTTCAGCAAAGAAGAGCTACAAACTGCCCTTGAAAACAATTTTAAAATGGTCAGCTTAGGGCCTAGTACTTTAAGAACAGAAACCGCAGGACTTACAGCTTGCCATACCCTGAATTTAATCAATTGGTGA
- a CDS encoding acyl-CoA-binding protein, with the protein MNTDFQNAVKASKELTKRPSNEELLKLYALYKQASEGDNTGERPGGFDFKAIAKHDAWAELKGMSSEEAEKSYIELVKELQTKYA; encoded by the coding sequence ATGAATACCGACTTTCAAAATGCCGTAAAAGCATCTAAAGAACTAACCAAAAGACCTTCTAACGAAGAACTACTTAAACTGTACGCTCTTTACAAACAGGCCTCAGAAGGAGATAATACCGGCGAGCGCCCAGGAGGCTTTGATTTCAAAGCCATAGCCAAGCATGATGCATGGGCAGAGCTAAAAGGCATGTCTTCTGAAGAAGCTGAAAAATCTTATATAGAGCTGGTAAAAGAATTACAAACTAAATACGCTTAA